The Streptomyces sp. NBC_00459 DNA segment GCACCGGGAAGGCCACCCCTGTGCGGCGGCCGAAGCGGCAACGCGAGGGAGCCGCCTGGGTGTTCCTGTCCCCCTGGGTGCTGGGCGCCTGCCTGCTCACCCTGCTCCCCATGGCGGTCTCGCTCTACCTCTCCTTCACCGACTACGACCTGTTCAACTCGCCCGACTGGGTGGGCCTGCGCAACTACACGCAGATGTTCACCGAGGACCCGCGCTACTGGCGCTCGGTCGGCGCGACCCTCATGTACGTCGTCATCGCGGTCCCGCTCCAGCTCGGACTGGCCCTCGTCGTCGCCCTCGCCCTGAAGAACATGAAACGCGGCCGGGCCTTCTACCGCTCCGCGTTCTACGCCCCCTCCCTCCTCGGCGCCTCGATGTCCGTCGCGCTGGTGTGGCGGGCACTGTTCAACGAGGGCGGCACCGTCGACAACCTCTTCGGCACCGGCGGCTGGATCTTCAAGCCCGGCTGGGCGCTCGTCACCGTGGCCCTGCTGACGGTGTGGCAGTTCGGCGCACCGATGGTCATCTTCCTCGCCGGACTCCAGCAGATCCCGGGGGAGTTGTACGAGGCCGCCGAGGTGGACGGCGCGAGCAGATGGCGCCGGTTCCTCTCCATCACCGTGCCGATGCTGTCCCCGGTGATCTTCTTCAACCTGGTCCTCCAGACGATCCAGGCCTTCCAGGTCTTCACCCCCGCCTTCGCGGTGAGCGGCGGCAAGGGCGGCCCCGCCGACTCGACCCTCTTCTACACGCTCTACCTCTACGACCGGGGCTTCGTCGCCTCCCACATGGGCTACGCGTCCGCGATGGCCTGGGTACTGCTGATCGTCATCGGCGCCGTCACCGCCGTGCTCTTCCGGACCTCGCGCTCCTGGGTCTTCTACGCCTCCGACACCGAAGGGGGCGTCCGATGACGACCGCCGCGACCCCAAATCCCGTTGCGCGGAAGCCAGTTGCCCGACGCCGGATCGCCCTGCACCTCGGCTGTGTGGCCGCGCTCCTCGTCATGCTCTACCCGTTGGCCTGGCTGCTCGCGACCTCCCTCAAGCCCGCGAACGAGGTCATCGCCAGCCTCGACCTGCTGCCGAGCCATCTGGAGTGGTCCAACTACAGGACAGCGCTCGACGGCGTGAACGACGTCTCCGTCTGGCGCCTGCTCACCAACTCCCTGCTGATCGCGGGCGGCGCGGTCCTCGGCAACGTACTCAGCTGCTCCCTGGCGGCCTACGCGTTCGCGCGTCTGCGCTTCCGCTTCCGGGGCCCGCTCTTCGCGTTCATGATCGCGACGATCATGCTTCCGCACCACGCGGTGCTGATCCCGCAGTACATCATCTTCAACCAGCTCGGCATGGTGAACACCTACTGGCCACTGATCCTGCCCAAGTTCCTCGCCACGGAGGCGTTCTTCGTCTTCCTGATCGTGCAGTTCATGCGCGGACTGCCGAGGGAGCTGGAGGAGGCGGCGCGCATCGACGGCTGCGGCGCGTTCCGCTCCTTCTTCCTGGTGATCCTCCCGCTCACCCGCCCCGCGCTGATCACCACCGCGATCTTCACCTTCATCTGGACCTGGAACGACTTCTTCACCCAGCTGATCTACCTCTTCTCGCCGGACAAGTTCACGCTCACCCTGGCGCTCAGGTCGTTCGTGGACGCGTCCAGCACCTCCGCCTTCGGCCCGATGTTCGCCATGTCGGTGATCGCGCTGCTGCCGATCGTCCTGTTCTTCCTCGCCTTCCAGCGGTTCCTGGTGGAGGGCATGGCCAACTCGGGGATCAAGGGGTGAACCGATGAGCGGTGCACGTGGTGGTACGACCCGTGAGCCGGGGGAGATCCTCGGCCCGCGCATGACCCTCTTCGCGGACGTCCTGAGCGTAGGCCTCGCCACGGCGCTGGTGAGCCTGCCGCTGCTGACCGCCCCCGCCGCGCTCTCCACGGCCTGCGAGATCCTGCGCGGCACCCGGGAGGACCGCCCGGCCACCGCAGGGCGCTACTTCCGCCTCCTGCGGCAGCGCCTGCGCGTCGGCGACCTGGCCGCCGGGCTTGCCGCCCTGGCGGGCGTGCTGCTGGTGCTCGCCGACCTGGCGCTCGTGCGCACCGGCCTGCCGGGCGGGCCCGCCTTCGCGGCTGTCGCCGCCGCGATCGGCGCGTACGCGGCCGTCACCGGCCTGCGCGCCTGCGGACGCCCCGAGTCGCTCACCGACTGGCCGGCCGCCGTAGGTGCCGCCGCCCGGGAAACCGCCCGCGACCCGGGCGGCAGCGCCCTCGTCCTGTTCGCCCTGGCGACGGCCGCACTCTGTGCCTGGACGATGGTCCCGCTGGCGTTCCTGGCGCCGGGCCCGCTCGCGATGGCGCTCACGGCGATCGATCTGAGAGGGCGACAGAACCGGGCGGCGCCGGACGGCCCGCGCACCCGCTCGGGCTAAGCGCTCCACGGGAAGTGCGGTGTCGAGGGTGCGGGTCCGTTGTGGCTGGTCGCGCGGTGCCCCGCGCCCCTTCGGGGGCGCGGCAAGCGGACCGGAGTTCGCCGCCCCCGCCCGGTCGAGCGGACCCGCCCCGCCGAAGTGACGTATCCCTGGGAGGAGAACGCGAGCCGGACCGCTGAGGAGGCGCTGTGGCGAGAACCCGAGGCCGTATCCCTCGTACGACGGCGGTGTTGGCCCTGGGGCTGCTGCTGGGATTGCTCCCGCCGACGGGACTCGCCGTGGCGGCCGACCCCGCCCCCTCGCCCTGCGAGGCCGGCACCGGCCCCTACCAGCAAGAGCTGGAGGAGCATCTGAGGCTGCCCGTGGACGGACGGCAGACGCCCGCCGACTGCGAGGCGATCCGCGCCTTCCAGAGCCGCAACGGGGTGCGGCCCGCCGACGGTTACGCGGGCCTGACGACCTACCGCACGATGCTCGTCGTCGAAGCGCGTGCCGACCCGAACGCCGCCGGGAAGTGCCCGGTCCGCTCGTACCGCATCGCCTGTGTGGATCTGGCCCGGCAGCTGATGTGGGTGCAGACCGGTAGCCGGGTCGTGTACGCGCCCGTGCCCATCCGCTCGGGGCGCGACGGCTACGAGACCCGCACCGGCTGGTTCACCGTCTACTGGCGGGACCTCGACCACTACTCCGACCTGTACGACAACGCACCCATGCCGTACTCCCAGTTCTTCAGCGACGGCCAGGCCTTCCACGGCACCCCCGGCGACCTGTTCAGCGGCGGCTCCCACGGCTGCGTCAACCTGCGCCTCGACGACGCCCAGCGGCTGTGGAACACCCTCGCCGTGAACGACGCCGTGTACGTGTGGGGCGTGAAGCCGGGTACGGAACGCAAGTTGGCGCCCCGGCCTACCGAGGCCGCGGACCTCGTCACGCCAGCAGACGTGCCCCCAGATCCTCGCCCGGCAGGGCACCCGGAAGGACGTACGCCACCGCCGACCCCCGGTGCTCGGTGAAGCGGCTCAGCTCGTCCGTCGCCGTCATCCGGTGCTGGACGCGCGCGAACAGCGTGGGATCACGCATGAAGGCGAGAAACAGCAGGCCCCGGTCGTCCCGCCCGGCGTCGTAGCCGTAACCCCGGCGCAGCATCCGCGCGCCGGCGTCCAGCCGGGGACTGGCCGCCCGTACGTGTGCCCCCAGCGGGATCACGTACCGGCCCTGCGGGGTCTTCGCGAAGATGTCCACGTCGTCGTGCTCGTGCCGGCGCCCCAGCGGCGCCCCGCTCGCCCGGTGCCGCCCGATGATCTCCTCCTGCCGCCTCGTGCCGAGCCGCGCGAACCCGGCCACGTCGATGTGGACGCGGCGTACGACGAGGAACGTGGCGTCGTCGGACCACACCCAGCGCTCGCACTCCTCGGGTGTCGGGTTCTCCGTGCCGTCCTTGAAGCCGATCGGGTTGCGCGGTGTCTGCCCGGCCGGGGTCGGCGGCAGAAACCCGGTCTGCCGCCGGCGCGGGCGCAGGGTGTCGCCCGCCAGCCGGGTCAGCGCGTCCGCGGCCGCCGTCGCGACGCGCGGGTCGTCGGCGCAGAGCTGGAGCAGCACATCGCCGCCGCCGTACGCGGGGTCGAGCCGGTCGTCGGGGAACGGCGGCAGCTCGCGCAGCGCGGGCGGCGCGGCGACACACAGGAGCCGGGGGAGCCGGGGGCCGATCGCCACGGTCGCGGTGAGCCGGGACTTCCCGGCGCCCCCGATCTGCTTGATCTCCGTTGCCTGTACGGGAGTCGGCGGCGCGAGTTCACCGTCCAGGACCTCCGCCAGCGCCCGCGTCCACCGCCCGAACACCTCCCGCAGGGCACGCACGCCGCCCGCTCCCCGCACCGCCGGGGCGAGGTCGTACGCCATGACGAGCGCGGCGGTCTGCTGAGGCGTCGTCACACCGGCCTGGCGCGGGCCCCGGAAGCGGAACGCCGGCGGGCCCGCGGCGACGGGAAGGGAACGTGAACCGTCGGCGCACGCGGAAGTGGTCGCGGCGAGGGTGCCGAGGATGGCGGCGCGGGTCAGGACGTCCCGGCGTGCGGGGCCCGACGCGCCGTCGGGCGTGGGAAAAGCGGCATGTGCTGTCATAAGAGTGAAAGGGACGATACATCTGCGATCGTGCCAAACATTCTCTTTCCGCGAATCGGACGAACCGTGTCCCTGCGAACCATCTCCCGGGGCCTGCTCGTAGCCGTCTGCCTCCTCACCGGCGCCACCGCCTGTACGGGTTCCTCGCCCCGGGGCTCCGGCGGGGCCGCGCCGGCCTCGGTGGTCCGGGTGCCGCAGGACACCGACTCCCTTCAGGAAGCGGTCGACCGGGTCGGTGAGGGCGGTCTCGTGCTGGTGTCACCCGGCGTCTACCGGGAGAGCGTGACCGTCTCGAAGGCGCGGGTCGTGCTGCGTGGCCTGGACCGCTCCCGGGTGGTCGTGGACGGGGAGTTCGAGCGCGCCAACGGCATCACCGTGACCGGCGCGGGCTCCGTCGTGGAGAACCTGACCGTCCGCGACCACCTCGCCAACGGCGTCCTGTTCACCGGCGTGACCGACGAGTCGGCCCTGCGGGCGGGCCGGGCCGGCGGCTCGGCGTACGACCCGCTGGACACCGTCAGGTTCCCTCCGCTGAAGGGCTTCCGGGCCTCCTACGTCACCGCGTACAACAACGCGCTGTACGGCATCTACGCCTTCGACGCCCGCAGCGGGATCATCGAGCACTCCTACGCCTCCGGACACGCCGACTCCGGGATCTACGTCGGCCAGTGCCGCCCCTGCGACACGGTCGTCCGGCACAACACCGTCGAGCACAACGCGGTGGGCCTGGAGGTCACCAACGCCTCCGAACGGCTGTATCTGCTGGGCAACCGGGCACGCCGCAACCGGGTCGGCCTGACCCTCAACTCCAACGACCTGGAGGCGCTCGGCCCGCAGCACGGCGCGATCGTCGCGGGCAACGCGCTCACCGACAACAACGACGACGCCAGTCCCGAGCAGGCCGACGGCGGCTTCGGCATCGGGGTCGGGGCGGGCGGCGGGCGCGCCAACGTCATCGAGCGCAACCTGATCAGCGGCAACAGGGCGGCCGGGGTGCTGCTGAGCGACGTACAGGGCTATCCGGCGCGTGCCAACACCGTGCGCGCCAACCGGGTCACCGCCAACGGCACCGATCTGGTCCTGGCCACCGGCACCCCGGCCGGCAACTGCTTCACCGGCAACGGGGAGTCGCTCACGAGCCCGGCGCGGCTCCCCCGCGAGACACGCTGCGGGAAGGGGACGCGGGGTGCCGCACCGGCAGAGCCGGACACGGGGTTGGTACGCGATCCGCTGGGCCACCCGTCCCCGGTCCAGGCACCCCCGGGTGTCTCGTTCCAGGACGTCCCGGCGCCGCCCGGCCAACAGCAGATGCCCGCAGCCGCCACGACTCCGGCGCGAGCGGCGGTGGGCCTGCCGGGCAAGGTGAACCCGCAGGAGTTCTCGTTGCCGGGTGCGGACTAAGGGGCGCGGGGCTGTATCGATGTGCGGCTCCGCCGCGTGGGCGCGACAAGCCACAGCGAACCCGCAGCCGCCACACCACCCTCATCGCTCCCCCCAGGGCGCACCTGGGAGAACAACCCCCCGCACTCGAACTCCACCCAGGTCCAGAGTGACCGTCCGACCCTCACCGAGATCCACCCGAACGCGCCGCATACCCCCCTTGTCGTCGATCCAGTACGACAGGGGAGACCGGTCACGAGGAGAACCGGCCGGGGACGCGGACGCGTTCGGACGGGGCCGAGGCCCCGAGAAGACGTCGTACCGCCGACCGTCCACGCGCTCGTCGCGCAAGCGCAACGGCCCCGACTGCGCGAGCAGTTGCGCGTTGTCGGGCCGGTCGGCGCCCAGTGACAGGGCCAGCCGCAGGGCCGTGTCGAGCGGTGCCGCGCCGAACGCGCGGCGCGTCCACGCGGTCGTCTTCAGCCGCCCCGCCGCGCGCAGCGCATCCTCGGCGGGAGCCGTGGGGGACCCGTCGGCGACCGCCAACCCGCTCTGGTCCCAGGCGAGCAGGCCGCTGTTCGGACGTCCGGCGCCGGTCACCTCGTACCATCCGACGGCCCGGTGCCGGCGGTGGTCGACGACGGCGCGCACCACGGCCGTGCCGTCGCCCGACGCCGTGTGGACGGTGATCTCCGAGGGGCTGATCCGGTATGTGCGGAAGCGGGCCAGGGCCAGGCGCTGGGCCTCGTCGGCGGAGAGGGGCCGGGGGCCGGCATCGCCGCCGGTGAGGAGGAGACCGGCGCAGGCTGCCGCCGCGGTGAGGACGCCCACCGCGCACCAGGCCCGCCGTGCCCTTCGCGGCCTGGGTGTTCTCGGTGCCTTCTCGGTCGTGCCGCTGCTGATGCGTCGCATGGGACGTCTCTACATGCGGGCGGGCCGCGTACCGGTCGACACCGGTACGCGGCCCGCTCCGCGTCACCCTCCCGGGTGCGCGGCCGTTACCCCTCTGGGCAGGGCGTCAGCACTTTTTGCCCTTGCACGGCTCACCCCGCTCGTTGGCGATCTTCACGATCAGCCCTTCGGCGCCCGTACCGTTGGCCAGGGTCAGCCGGTAGGGGCCGAAGACCGGGTTGTCCGGCAGGACGTAACCCTCGGGGACGTCCTTCTCCACGAGGTAGTACGTGCCGATCCGGTTGTCGTCGAAGGAGCACTTGCCCGTCCGGCCGGTGACACAGTCGCCGACCATCCGGTCCTTGGTCGCGCCGCCCCGCTGGAGGCCGGACTTGCCGTTGCTGTCGAGCCACAGCTGGAAGACAGCGCCGCGCAGCGGCTTGCCGGTCTTCCTGTCGGTCTTGACGACCGTCAGCGCCAACTCCTTGACCAGGCCCGCGTCGAGGGTGAGGTCCTGGCGGTTGCCCGGTCCGAGGGTGACCACCGGGGAGCAGCCGCCGGTCGGGTCGACGACAGAGTCGTCACCCACCGCGCCCGCGTTCTGCAGGGTCCACAGGTAGCCGCGCGGACTGCGGAAGCAGACCTTGTAGCGCCCGTCGGGCAGGTCCGTGAACAGGTACTTCCCGGCCGCGTCCGTCGTGGTGGTCCTGATCACGTCATCCGTGGCGGGGTCGATCAGCTCGACCGGAACATCCTTCGCACCGGGCTCACCCGGGTCCTGGATGCCGTTGCCGTTGGTGTCGTACCAGACGAGGTCGCCCAGCCTGTTGAGCTCGACGAGACCCGCGTCGAGGGTGAGGTCCTGGCGGTTGCCCGGCCCGAGGGTGACCACCGGGGAGCACCCGGTGGCCGGGTCGACGACCGAGTCGTCACCCACCGCGCCCGCGTTCCGCCTGGTCCAGGCATGGCCGGCCGGCTTCACGAAGCAGACCTTGTACGTGCCGTCGGCCAGCTTGTCGAAGAGGTACTTGCCGGTGGCGTCGGTCTTGACGGTCCCCAGCAGATCGCCGTTGCCGTTGTACAGGTTGACGGTGATGTCCGGCGCCGGCGGCTCGCCCGGGTCCTGGATGCCGTTGCCGTCGGTGTCGTAC contains these protein-coding regions:
- a CDS encoding carbohydrate ABC transporter permease; amino-acid sequence: MTTTDTPAPARTGKATPVRRPKRQREGAAWVFLSPWVLGACLLTLLPMAVSLYLSFTDYDLFNSPDWVGLRNYTQMFTEDPRYWRSVGATLMYVVIAVPLQLGLALVVALALKNMKRGRAFYRSAFYAPSLLGASMSVALVWRALFNEGGTVDNLFGTGGWIFKPGWALVTVALLTVWQFGAPMVIFLAGLQQIPGELYEAAEVDGASRWRRFLSITVPMLSPVIFFNLVLQTIQAFQVFTPAFAVSGGKGGPADSTLFYTLYLYDRGFVASHMGYASAMAWVLLIVIGAVTAVLFRTSRSWVFYASDTEGGVR
- a CDS encoding carbohydrate ABC transporter permease gives rise to the protein MTTAATPNPVARKPVARRRIALHLGCVAALLVMLYPLAWLLATSLKPANEVIASLDLLPSHLEWSNYRTALDGVNDVSVWRLLTNSLLIAGGAVLGNVLSCSLAAYAFARLRFRFRGPLFAFMIATIMLPHHAVLIPQYIIFNQLGMVNTYWPLILPKFLATEAFFVFLIVQFMRGLPRELEEAARIDGCGAFRSFFLVILPLTRPALITTAIFTFIWTWNDFFTQLIYLFSPDKFTLTLALRSFVDASSTSAFGPMFAMSVIALLPIVLFFLAFQRFLVEGMANSGIKG
- a CDS encoding Dyp-type peroxidase — protein: MTAHAAFPTPDGASGPARRDVLTRAAILGTLAATTSACADGSRSLPVAAGPPAFRFRGPRQAGVTTPQQTAALVMAYDLAPAVRGAGGVRALREVFGRWTRALAEVLDGELAPPTPVQATEIKQIGGAGKSRLTATVAIGPRLPRLLCVAAPPALRELPPFPDDRLDPAYGGGDVLLQLCADDPRVATAAADALTRLAGDTLRPRRRQTGFLPPTPAGQTPRNPIGFKDGTENPTPEECERWVWSDDATFLVVRRVHIDVAGFARLGTRRQEEIIGRHRASGAPLGRRHEHDDVDIFAKTPQGRYVIPLGAHVRAASPRLDAGARMLRRGYGYDAGRDDRGLLFLAFMRDPTLFARVQHRMTATDELSRFTEHRGSAVAYVLPGALPGEDLGARLLA
- a CDS encoding right-handed parallel beta-helix repeat-containing protein, which encodes MSLRTISRGLLVAVCLLTGATACTGSSPRGSGGAAPASVVRVPQDTDSLQEAVDRVGEGGLVLVSPGVYRESVTVSKARVVLRGLDRSRVVVDGEFERANGITVTGAGSVVENLTVRDHLANGVLFTGVTDESALRAGRAGGSAYDPLDTVRFPPLKGFRASYVTAYNNALYGIYAFDARSGIIEHSYASGHADSGIYVGQCRPCDTVVRHNTVEHNAVGLEVTNASERLYLLGNRARRNRVGLTLNSNDLEALGPQHGAIVAGNALTDNNDDASPEQADGGFGIGVGAGGGRANVIERNLISGNRAAGVLLSDVQGYPARANTVRANRVTANGTDLVLATGTPAGNCFTGNGESLTSPARLPRETRCGKGTRGAAPAEPDTGLVRDPLGHPSPVQAPPGVSFQDVPAPPGQQQMPAAATTPARAAVGLPGKVNPQEFSLPGAD